In the Clavelina lepadiformis chromosome 8, kaClaLepa1.1, whole genome shotgun sequence genome, one interval contains:
- the LOC143468746 gene encoding peptidyl-prolyl cis-trans isomerase-like 3 produces MSVTLHTDVGDLKIELHCEKAPKACENFLALCASGYYNSSLFHRNIKGFMLQTGDPTGSGKGGMSIWGKHFDDEIVDSMKHNARGVVSMANSGPNSNASQFFVTYAKQPHLDMKYTIFGKLIDGAETLDELEKIPVNEKSYRPLNDVRIQTITIHANPIADAAAQ; encoded by the coding sequence ATGTCTGTGACACTTCATACTGACGTTGGTGATCTGAAGATAGAATTGCACTGTGAAAAAGCACCTAAGGCGTGCGAGAATTTCCTTGCGTTATGCGCCAGTGGTTATTACAACTCAAGTTTGTTTCATCGGAACATTAAAGGCTTCATGTTGCAAACTGGGGACCCGACAGGCTCAGGGAAAGGAGGAATGAGCATTTGGGGAAAACATTTTGATGACGAAATAGTGGACTCAATGAAACACAATGCCCGTGGTGTTGTGTCAATGGCAAACAGTGGACCGAATAGTAATGCCTCCCAGTTTTTTGTAACTTATGCAAAGCAGCCTCATTTAGACATGAAATATACCATATTTGGCAAGCTGATCGATGGTGCTGAAACGTTGGACGAACTTGAGAAAATACCTGTGAACGAGAAATCATATCGCCCGTTAAATGACGTACGAATACAGACAATCACCATTCATGCAAATCCTATTGCTGATGCTGCCGCTCAATAA
- the LOC143468721 gene encoding RNA helicase aquarius-like gives MATRTAGAPTTSQMLHDRLSKLAVSNWSGEAINKEVLFKIQLVEDVFNKDLVEGDFNIRRIMLLEFSQYLENYLWPNYSPETTCHALVMSIACMVNEKYRENVPAWDVFKKQPDHFQNLFDCVMKSVLDDSIPLRQRTVLIIFLDHCYNSLEVDIVREQVQRTVTIASWQCLLPSRLQAELRKSAKLRKVWKSILKKDAKSDEETKQKNNFDRTFLQNLMNKFCDMVSAKEFSNDLIDYCQRFLDLLIDLVSCLPTRRWFNTLLSDSHVVVRCTKSALYDNDDVFTQLVETLRMYASFEVNDLTGEPLSKQEMVSVHYQRINRLQKCAFAKFPALREFSLGTVAHIDKREALTKHMRGLSIDDLTRLCNEVDIKTLGTDSKDAVLEMLVSYHERRPTQLDAINASPLYPTEHVLWDDNLTKTENFMMDTCLALPKLNLQFLTLHDYLLRNFNLFRLESAYEIRNDIEDAVHKMRALAAEDGGCVFRGWARMALPVQTFSIVEVAKPNISESCPSQVRADVSIAVNIPYATRKEWENLRKHDICFLLCVQPIPGAPQPAKGKKKIPFQSRFNVLVRGCEVEGMLDPDGHVIDEGPEPKPHFDGYIRTFRVWLDTNQYQSDMQAVLKQEIPDPYESFNLIVRRKPKENNFKAVLATIRGLMNTQCVVPEWLHDVLLGYGDPSAAHYSKLARTINDLDWNDTFLSVNHLRASFPHHKVITNDADPTMVPPFKLSFSPDDNEIHVVTHNIPNRGPYAHTAPKKNAIFFTPTQVEAIRSGTQPGLTMVVGPPGTGKTDVAVQIISNLYHNFPHQRTLIVTHSNQALNQLFEKIMQLDIDERHLLRLGHGEEELATEKDFSRYGRVNFVLAKRLELLEEVGKLQSSLGVPGDVSYTCETACHFFLYQVLSRWEKYERQVLQSRSVAQIKSEFPFHEYFSDVQPLFKGFEFDDDWEIAEGCFRYIRNIFTQLEEFRAFELLRSGLDRSRYLLVKSAKIIAMTCTHAALKRQDLTQLGFKYDNILMEEAAQILEIETFIPLLLQNPSDGYNRLKRWIMIGDHHQLPPVIKNLAFQKFSNMEQSLFSRLIRLGVPAVQLDAQGRARPSICNLYRWRYSSLGDLPHITERSEYNCFNPGLSFDYQVINVENYQGVGESEPNPYFYQNLAEAEYCVCLFMYMRLLGYPADEISILTTYNGQKHLIRDVIRQRCGNNPLIGWPNKVTTVDRFQGQQNNYIILSLVRTKTVGHLRDVRRLVVAMSRARLGLYIFARVSLFHNCFELIPAFRQLTSRPLQLHIHPEERFPPKTERAPTQPHLVMINMTHMHQFIYDMYIHVVQGMNTEQAAVQEKLEKPPVVEEVAMPTTQAEVLIEFDVRPPEHVIENDDEKEQEEASNPEEEEQAEVVEEPEAKRQKRYDPEDVKPAEAQKPDEMETSNNDEELPAASEQSQAVSETSLDKVDDN, from the exons ATGGCAACTCGGACAGCTGGTGCTCCGACTACGAGCCAAATGTTGCACGATAGGCTGAGTAAGCTGGCTGTGTCGAACTGGAGTGGAGAAGCGATCAACAAAGAAGTCTTATTCAAAATCCAACTTGTAGAGGatgtttttaacaaagatTTGGTTGAAGGCGACTTCAACATCAGGAGGATAATGCTTCTGGAGTTTAGCCAATACTTAGAAAACTACCTCTGGCCCAACTACTCACCAGAGACCACGTGTCATGCACTTGTGATGTCTATAGCTTGCATGGTGAATGAGAAATATCGTGAAAACGTTCCAGCCTGggatgttttcaaaaaacaaccAGACCACTtccaaaatttgtttgattgcGTCATGAAGTCTGTTTTGGATGATTCCATTCCCCTCAGGCAACGCACGGTCCTTATCATCTTCCTGGACCACTGTTACAACAGTCTTGAAGTTGACATTGTCCGAGAGCAAGTGCAGAGAACTGTAACAATCGCCTCCTGGCAGTGCCTCCTACCGTCAAGGTTGCAAGCTGAGCTGAGGAAGAGCGCCAAGTTAAGGAAAGTTTGGAAGTCAATTTTAAAGAAAGATGCAAAATCTGATGaagaaacaaaacagaaaaataatttCGATCGAACATTTCTGCAAAATTTGATGAATAAATTCTGTGACATGGTATCGGCAAAAGAATTTTCAAACGATCTGATTGATTATTGTCAACGTTTCCTCGACTTGTTAATTGACTTGGTGTCATGCTTACCAACACGCAGGTGGTTTAACACTTTGTTGTCTGACTCTCACGTTGTTGTTCGTTGCACAAAATCAGCTCTTTACGACAACGACGATGTCTTTACGCAGTTGGTTGAGACACTTAGAATGTACGCTTCGTTTGAAGTCAACGACCTCACCGGAGAACCACTAAGCAAGCAGGAAATGGTTTCCGTTCATTACCAGAGAATAAACCGACTGCAGAAGTGCGCCTTTGCAAAATTTCCAGCTCTTCGAGAATTCTCCCTGGGCACTGTAGCACACATAGACAAGAGGGAGGCGCTGACCAAGCACATGAGAGGACTCAGTATTGATGATTTGACTCGGCTGTGCAATGAAGTCGACATTAAAACACTAGGAACTGACAGCAAGGATGCAGTGTTGGAAATGCTGGTATCTTATCATGAAAGGCGACCGACACAACTTGACGCGATCAACGCCTCACCATTATATCCCACTGAACATGTCCTGTGGGACGACAATCTGACCAAGACGGAAAATTTCATGATGGATACGTGTCTTGCGTTGCCCAAGTTGAATCTGCAGTTTCTAACATTACACGACTACTTGTTACGTAACTTCAATCTTTTCAGATTAGAGTCTGCGTATGAGATTCGAAATGACATCGAGGATGCAGTTCATAAGATGAGAGCTTTGGCCGCCGAGGATGGTGGCTGTGTGTTTCGAGGCTGGGCTCGAATGGCCTTGCCAGTGCAGACCTTTTCGATCGTTGAAGTTGCAAAGCCGAACATCAGTGAATCTTGCCCATCGCAAGTCCGTGCCGATGTGTCCATTGCAGTGAATATCCCGTATGCCACCAGAAAAGAATGGGAAAACCTCAGAAAGCATGACATCTGCTTCTTATTGTGTGTTCAGCCCATTCCTGGTGCACCTCAGCCTGCAAAAGGCAAAAAGAAAATCCCGTTTCAAAGTCGATTTAACGTTCTTGTACGAGGCTGTGAAGTTGAAGGCATGTTAGATCCTGACGGTCACGTCATCGACGAAGGGCCGGAGCCAAAACCTCATTTTGACGGCTATATCCGCACATTCCGGGTTTGGCTCGACACAAACCAATACCAGTCTGATATGCAGGCTGTGCTTAAGCAGGAGATTCCAGATCCATATGAATCCTTCAACCTGATTGTACGTCGAAAGCCGAAAGAGAACAATTTCAAGGCAGTTTTGGCTACTATCCGTGGCTTGATGAATACACAGTGTGTTGTCCCCGAGTGGTTACATGATGTCCTGCTAGGTTATGGAGACCCCAGTGCAGCGCACTACAGTAAATTGGCCAGAACCATCAATGATTTGGATTGGAATGATACTTTTCTCTCAGTAAATCACCTTAGAGCAAGTTTTCCTCATCATAAGGTGATCACCAATGATGCAGACCCCACCATGGTTCCTCCGTTCAAATTATCCTTCAGTCCAGACGACAATGAGATTCACGTCGTCACTCACAACATCCCAAACAGAGGTCCATATGCTCACACTGCACCAAAGAAGAATGCTATTTTCTTCACGCCAACCCAGGTGGAGGCGATTAGGTCAGGAACTCAGCCTGGTCTAACAATGGTTGTGGGTCCACCAGGGACAGGAAAGACAGACGTTGCAGTCCAAATAATCTCGAACCTCTACCACAACTTTCCTCATCAACGTACCTTAATCGTCACCCATTCCAACCAGGCTTTGAATCAGCTTTTTGAGAAGATCATGCAGTTGGACATCGATGAACGCCACCTGCTGCGTCTCGGTCATGGCGAGGAAGAGCTGGCCACGGAGAAGGATTTTTCTCGTTACGGTCGTGTTAATTTTGTCCTTGCCAAGCGCTTAGAGCTTCTTGAAGAAGTCGGAAAGCTTCAGAGTAGCCTCGGTGTACCAGGAGACGTCTCTTACACTTGTGAAACCgcttgccactttttcctttATCAGGTTCTGTCACGATGGGAGAAGTACGAGAGACAGGTGTTGCAGTCAAGATCAGTTGCACAAATCAAGTCTGAGTTTCCATTCCATGAGTACTTTTCGGATGTGCAGCCGCTCTTCAAGGGTTTTGAATTTGACGATGATTGGGAAATTGCTGAGGGCTGCTTCCGCTACATCCGGAACATTTTCACTCAACTTGAAGAGTTTCGGGCATTTGAGCTTCTTCGTTCCGGCTTAGATCGCTCACGCTACTTGCTCGTGAAGAGCGCCAAAATAATAGCGATGACTTGCACCCACGCTGCTTTAAAACGGCAAGATCTCACTCAACTAGGCTTCAAATATGACAACATCTTGATGGAAGAAGCAGCCCAGATTCTTGAAATTGAAACATTCATTCCACTTCTGCTGCAGAATCCTTCCGATGGTTACAATCGCTTAAAGCGATGGATCATGATCGGAGATCATCATCAACTTCCCCCGGTCATCAAGAATCTCGCTTTCCAGAAGTTTTCAAACATGGAACAGTCACTCTTCTCCAGGCTTATCAGGCTCGGGGTGCCAGCAGTGCAACTGGATGCCCAGGGCAGAGCCAGGCCGAGCATATGTAATCTTTATAGATGGCGGTACTCCAGCCTTGGTGATCTGCCGCATATCACAGAAAGGTCGGAATACAATTGCTTTAACCCTGGTCTCAGCTTTGACTACCAGGTTATAAATGTGGAGAATTATCAG GGTGTTGGAGAATCGGAGCCAAACCCGTACTTTTACCAGAACTTGGCAGAAGCGGAATATTGTGTTTGCCTCTTCATGTACATGCGCTTGCTTGGTTACCCGGCCGATGAAATCTCGATTCTAACCACTTACAATGGTCAGAAACACCTCATTCGTGATGTCATCCGGCAGAGGTGCGGAAACAATCCTCTGATTGGCTGGCCGAATAAAGTCACCACGGTTGATCGATTCCAGGGCCAACAGAACAATTACATCATTCTGTCATTGGTTCGAACCAAGACCGTTGGTCATCTTCG AGATGTTCGACGTCTGGTCGTTGCGATGTCAAGAGCGAGACTGGGCCTCTACATCTTTGCTCGGGTTTCTCTCTTCCACAACTGCTTTGAGCTTATTCCAGCCTTCAGACAATTGACATCCCGTCCTCTTCAGCTCCACATTCATCCTGAAGAGAGATTCCCGCCCAAGACCGAGCGAGCTCCCACCCAACCCCACCTTGTGATGATAAATATGACCCACATGCACCAGTTCATCTACGACATGTACATCCACGTCGTGCAGGGGATGAACACAGAGCAAGCCGCTGTTCAGGAGAAACTCGAGAAGCCACCTGTCGTCGAGGAAGTTGCCATGCCAACCACCCAAGCAGAAGTTCTGATAGAGTTCGACGTCCGTCCTCCTGAGCATGTAATTGAAAATGATGACGAAAAGGAACAGGAGGAAGCTTCAAATCCCGAGGAAGAGGAGCAGGCAGAAGTTGTGGAGGAACCTGAAGCAAAACGACAGAAGCGATATGACCCGGAGGATGTAAAGCCTGCTGAAGCACAGAAGCCAGATGAGATGGAAACTTCAAACAACGATGAAGAGCTACCGGCAGCATCCGAACAATCTCAAGCAGTTAGTGAGACTTCCCTGGATAAAGTTGACGACAATTAG